The Paenibacillus yonginensis genome segment GCCCGATTAAAAGGAAACCGCCTGATCCGAGGAATCGCGCGTGTCTACGTTTCCATCATCCGCGGTACGCCGCTTCTCGTCCAAATCTTTATCGTTTATTACGGCCTTGTAGATTATGGCCTTACACTAGGGCCGTTAACAGCGGCTTATGTGGCGTTAAGTGTGAATGTAGGCGCCTACTTGTCTGAAACCTTCAGGGGGGCCATTCAGTCTATCCCCAAAGGACAGACCGAGGCGGCTTATGCGACAGGCATGACGGGCTGGCAGACGATGAGAAGAATCATTCTTCCTCAGGCCGCCCGGGTGGCTATCGCACCTATGGGCAATACGTTTATAGGGATGCTGAAAGAGACGGCGCTGGTTTCAGCAATTACCGTAACCGAGCTGCTGCGTTCCGCACAGCTGCTGGTTGCCCAATATTATGTCAATATGCCTTTTTATATAGGGATAGCTATTATGTATTGGGTGATGAGCACCGTCTTTTCGGCCATCCTGAATGCGGCCGAGAAGCGGCTGTCCAAAGTTTATTGAGGCCGGAGGTAGAGTGACCTATGATTCAAACTACAGGACTGTCCAAGTCTTTTAACGGATTAGAAGTTTTAAAAAGCATTGATCTCCGCGTGGCCCCCAAAGAGATCGT includes the following:
- a CDS encoding amino acid ABC transporter permease, giving the protein MNLVWDNLPFLFKGAYYTLLVTIVSMFFGLIIGLVVAIARLKGNRLIRGIARVYVSIIRGTPLLVQIFIVYYGLVDYGLTLGPLTAAYVALSVNVGAYLSETFRGAIQSIPKGQTEAAYATGMTGWQTMRRIILPQAARVAIAPMGNTFIGMLKETALVSAITVTELLRSAQLLVAQYYVNMPFYIGIAIMYWVMSTVFSAILNAAEKRLSKVY